The following are from one region of the Mycobacterium sp. 050128 genome:
- a CDS encoding ATP-binding protein, with translation MRVSARVPPSGVVTFLFTDVEGSTRRWEADAGGMRNALAVHDEVLRSAVEAHGGWLFKHTGDGVCAAFASPGAAVDAAIAAQRELELPVRMGIATGEAELRGGDYFGIVLNRAARVMAAGHGGQILVAESTAVLLIGVDLLDLGPRRLRDVPIPIGMFQVQAEGLRTAFPALQALDPSPGNLRAPTTSFVGRESTVAGLRAAVQAHRLVTLTGVGGVGKTRLVLEVAARLADEFPDGVWIFELAAVTDPAAVSDAVAAVLGVIQQPGKSVCESVAAALEGRVRLLVFDNCEHVLDAAADLIEAVLAFSATVTIVATSREGLGVADERLWPVPSLDVGAGIDSPAVELFVQRAQAVLPGFSVPNADEAAAVVEICARLDGIPLAIELAASRIASMTPSEVRDRLDHRFRLLVGSRRGVERHQTLRQAVAWSYDLLEDAEKVVLERCSVFAGGFGLESVCAVADSHDEFAMLNLLDALVRKSLLVADRSAGRTRFAMLETIRQFAEEQLVARGEASEIRAAHARYFAGREVDTLALWDSPRQRQAYDWFTLELPNLRTAFRWAADQGDLDTAAAIATYVGWLGNIVQTYEPIAWAEELIEAARAVDHPRLAFLYVIASLCYTTGRIEAAIRYCDAGQIVLGRSREAPPYGIEAMLGSVYLVIGRPERCVELCRAQLARRRDTHVYIRAYLVVALALAGSGGEAMDSADGLIEAAEATGNRSVLAFALGAYGLAFRDADPVGALNAVGRGLVIAQDSGDRANASVLAHALALLEAEQGETASAFDHLTLAIRNYHDSGNTTTIRGALAVLVALFDRLGRHEPAATIAGFAFSPFATAATPEITTAITHLRDVLGDQTYESLARTGETMATAAIATYANDQIDQARAELNIVAK, from the coding sequence GTGCGGGTGTCCGCCCGGGTGCCGCCGTCGGGGGTTGTGACGTTTCTGTTCACCGATGTTGAGGGGTCGACCCGTCGGTGGGAAGCAGACGCCGGGGGCATGCGGAACGCCCTGGCCGTACATGACGAGGTGTTGCGCTCGGCGGTCGAGGCGCACGGGGGCTGGTTGTTCAAGCACACCGGCGATGGGGTGTGCGCGGCATTCGCGTCACCAGGGGCAGCGGTAGATGCCGCCATCGCCGCACAGCGCGAGTTGGAATTGCCGGTGCGGATGGGCATCGCGACCGGCGAAGCCGAACTTCGCGGCGGTGACTACTTCGGCATCGTGCTTAACCGAGCAGCCAGGGTGATGGCTGCCGGGCACGGTGGTCAGATCCTGGTGGCCGAGTCGACGGCGGTGCTGCTCATTGGGGTTGATTTATTGGATCTGGGGCCGCGGCGGCTACGGGATGTACCGATTCCGATCGGGATGTTCCAGGTCCAAGCGGAGGGACTGCGCACCGCCTTTCCGGCGTTGCAGGCGCTGGACCCTAGTCCCGGCAATCTGCGGGCGCCGACCACAAGCTTCGTTGGCCGCGAGTCCACGGTCGCCGGGCTGCGAGCCGCGGTACAAGCTCATCGGTTGGTGACGTTGACCGGGGTGGGCGGGGTGGGCAAGACCCGCCTGGTGTTGGAGGTCGCGGCGCGGCTGGCTGACGAATTCCCTGACGGTGTTTGGATTTTCGAGCTGGCTGCGGTCACCGACCCGGCGGCCGTGTCGGACGCGGTGGCGGCGGTGCTGGGCGTCATCCAGCAGCCCGGGAAGAGCGTGTGCGAGTCAGTGGCCGCCGCGTTGGAGGGCAGAGTCCGGTTGTTGGTGTTCGACAACTGCGAGCACGTGCTCGATGCCGCAGCCGATTTGATCGAGGCCGTGCTTGCGTTCTCGGCGACGGTGACGATTGTGGCCACCAGCCGCGAAGGATTGGGAGTCGCCGACGAACGCTTATGGCCGGTGCCCTCGCTAGATGTCGGCGCAGGCATCGACTCTCCAGCGGTAGAACTGTTTGTCCAACGCGCACAAGCTGTTTTGCCGGGCTTCTCGGTCCCCAACGCTGATGAGGCAGCCGCGGTGGTGGAGATCTGTGCTCGCCTCGACGGGATCCCGTTGGCCATCGAATTAGCGGCCTCACGGATAGCGTCGATGACGCCGAGCGAGGTACGGGATCGCCTCGATCATCGATTCCGGCTGCTGGTCGGGTCGCGGCGCGGAGTGGAACGCCACCAGACGTTGCGTCAGGCGGTGGCGTGGTCTTATGACTTGCTCGAGGATGCGGAGAAGGTTGTGCTCGAGCGGTGTTCGGTGTTCGCCGGTGGATTCGGTCTCGAAAGTGTTTGCGCAGTCGCGGATTCTCATGACGAGTTCGCCATGCTCAATCTGCTGGACGCGCTGGTGCGCAAGTCGCTGCTGGTCGCCGACCGGTCGGCGGGGCGGACCCGGTTTGCGATGCTGGAGACGATCCGCCAGTTCGCCGAGGAGCAACTCGTCGCCCGCGGCGAGGCATCCGAGATTCGGGCTGCTCACGCGCGGTACTTCGCCGGACGTGAAGTCGACACTCTTGCCCTGTGGGACAGCCCCCGACAGCGACAGGCCTACGACTGGTTCACTCTCGAGCTGCCCAACCTGCGCACCGCGTTTCGGTGGGCCGCCGACCAAGGCGACCTCGACACCGCCGCCGCCATCGCCACCTATGTGGGGTGGCTCGGCAATATCGTCCAAACCTATGAGCCGATAGCCTGGGCTGAAGAGCTGATCGAGGCTGCCCGCGCCGTCGATCACCCGCGGCTGGCGTTCCTGTACGTGATTGCGTCGCTGTGCTACACGACCGGACGGATCGAGGCGGCTATCCGCTATTGCGACGCCGGCCAGATCGTTCTCGGCAGGAGCCGCGAGGCGCCGCCGTACGGCATCGAAGCCATGCTTGGATCTGTATACCTAGTCATCGGGCGGCCCGAACGATGTGTCGAGTTGTGCCGCGCCCAGCTCGCACGCCGCCGCGACACCCACGTCTACATCCGGGCATATCTGGTTGTCGCCCTTGCATTGGCCGGTTCGGGTGGGGAGGCGATGGATTCCGCGGATGGCCTCATCGAGGCTGCGGAGGCAACAGGCAACCGGTCCGTGCTCGCGTTCGCGCTCGGTGCCTACGGTCTCGCTTTCCGTGACGCGGATCCCGTCGGGGCGCTTAACGCCGTCGGCCGGGGTCTGGTGATCGCTCAAGACAGCGGCGACCGCGCCAACGCGTCAGTCCTGGCACACGCTCTGGCCCTACTCGAGGCCGAACAGGGCGAGACCGCGTCCGCGTTCGATCACCTCACTCTGGCAATCCGCAACTACCACGATTCGGGCAACACTACGACGATCCGCGGCGCGCTGGCCGTCCTCGTCGCCCTTTTCGACCGGCTCGGCCGCCACGAACCGGCGGCCACCATCGCCGGGTTCGCATTCAGTCCCTTCGCGACAGCGGCGACCCCGGAGATCACCACCGCGATCACGCACCTCCGCGATGTCCTCGGCGACCAGACCTACGAATCGCTCGCCCGCACGGGTGAGACGATGGCCACCGCCGCCATCGCGACCTACGCGAACGACCAAATCGACCAGGCCCGAGCGGAACTGAACATCGTCGCGAAATAG
- the chrA gene encoding chromate efflux transporter — MSDPDADAQVPPRPSLAIVLREWGRIGCIGFGGPPTHIKLLRELCVERRRWLTPVEFEDAVAACNLLPGPASTQLAIFCAWRVRGWGGALLGGAAFIVPGLILILALAVLFLGDAPPRAVLAAGAGAGSAVAAVAVHAAAGLLPTSWHGAHPAGRASRLRWISFVAAGLLAAATIGPWLVLALLACGVIEIASRIRREPTGPTAIAPTPLLALGTLSLGTLGSLIWVAFKVGALSYGGGFVIIPLMQNDAVDHYHWMTGPQFLNAVALGQITPGPVVQTVAVVGYAAAGLLGAVLACLVVFSPSFTFVLLGARHFDQLRTNAIARAFLDGAGPAAIGAIFGSAISLARALTQPWQYAVLAAAAVLLLLLRRGVVLTLLAAAGAGIVLISSGLALPH, encoded by the coding sequence ATGAGTGACCCCGACGCCGACGCGCAGGTGCCGCCGCGGCCGAGCCTGGCCATCGTGCTGCGCGAGTGGGGACGGATCGGGTGTATAGGGTTTGGTGGTCCGCCCACACACATCAAGCTGCTGCGCGAGCTGTGCGTCGAGCGCCGGCGTTGGTTGACGCCGGTTGAGTTCGAAGACGCCGTCGCTGCCTGCAACCTGTTGCCCGGGCCCGCCTCCACTCAGCTGGCGATCTTTTGCGCCTGGCGGGTCCGTGGCTGGGGCGGCGCGCTGCTAGGCGGGGCCGCGTTCATCGTCCCCGGACTAATCCTCATCCTCGCCCTGGCGGTGCTGTTCTTAGGCGACGCACCGCCGCGCGCGGTCCTAGCCGCAGGTGCCGGCGCCGGATCAGCGGTAGCAGCCGTCGCGGTGCACGCCGCAGCCGGCCTGCTGCCTACCAGCTGGCACGGCGCCCACCCCGCCGGGCGTGCCAGTCGGCTCCGGTGGATTTCCTTTGTTGCTGCCGGTCTGCTCGCAGCGGCGACCATCGGCCCCTGGCTGGTACTAGCGCTGCTGGCCTGCGGCGTGATCGAGATCGCCAGCCGTATCCGCCGCGAGCCCACTGGCCCGACCGCCATTGCGCCCACACCCCTGCTGGCACTCGGAACGCTGAGCCTTGGCACACTCGGTTCCTTGATCTGGGTAGCGTTCAAGGTCGGCGCGCTGTCCTACGGCGGCGGATTCGTCATCATCCCGCTGATGCAAAACGACGCTGTCGATCACTACCACTGGATGACCGGCCCCCAGTTCCTTAACGCAGTCGCCCTCGGCCAGATCACACCGGGACCAGTCGTGCAGACCGTCGCCGTAGTCGGCTACGCCGCCGCCGGGCTGCTCGGCGCTGTCCTTGCGTGCCTCGTTGTATTCAGCCCGTCCTTCACGTTCGTGCTTCTCGGCGCCCGGCACTTCGACCAGCTGCGCACCAACGCCATCGCCCGCGCATTTCTCGACGGCGCCGGACCAGCCGCGATCGGCGCCATCTTCGGCTCCGCGATTAGCCTCGCCAGAGCCCTAACCCAGCCGTGGCAGTACGCAGTCCTCGCCGCCGCCGCAGTCTTACTCCTCCTACTACGCCGCGGCGTCGTGCTCACCCTCCTCGCCGCCGCAGGCGCCGGCATCGTCTTGATCAGCTCAGGGCTTGCACTCCCGCACTAA
- a CDS encoding DoxX family protein, producing the protein MTVFASKVLALASTHAPAAVVLIRLYVGLVFACEGVLKFLWPDSLGTGRFDKAGIPAPAFFSALDGVFEIGCGALILVGLLTRLATVPMIVDMLSALLITKLPIVWGHAPLFGTEHGWWDFIHESRVDLAQLCGSVFLLIVGAGSCSLDAHLTSGKSLRPQRR; encoded by the coding sequence ATGACTGTCTTTGCGAGCAAGGTCCTCGCGCTAGCCTCGACACATGCACCCGCGGCGGTTGTGCTGATTCGCCTCTATGTGGGGCTGGTTTTCGCATGCGAAGGGGTGCTGAAGTTTTTATGGCCTGATTCGCTGGGCACCGGTCGGTTCGACAAAGCCGGCATCCCAGCGCCGGCGTTCTTCAGCGCACTGGACGGCGTCTTCGAGATCGGCTGCGGCGCACTCATTCTGGTCGGGCTGCTGACTCGGCTGGCCACTGTGCCAATGATCGTCGACATGCTCAGCGCGTTGCTTATCACCAAATTGCCGATCGTCTGGGGCCATGCCCCACTCTTCGGCACGGAGCATGGCTGGTGGGACTTCATCCACGAATCCCGTGTCGACCTCGCGCAGCTGTGCGGCAGCGTGTTTCTGCTTATCGTCGGTGCCGGCAGCTGCTCTCTCGACGCCCACCTAACCAGTGGGAAGTCCCTGCGCCCACAGCGCCGCTGA
- a CDS encoding arsenate reductase/protein-tyrosine-phosphatase family protein: protein MATTDRMPVPLLMQMASHPLRWALLTELASSDRRVRELVVAVDAPQNLVSYHLRLLRVAGLVATRRSSFDGRDSYYHLELARCAAAFGDAATALHPALAPAVAARAAAGKSVLFVCTGNSARSPMAEGLLRLRGTGRVRVTSAGSHPKPRLHPNAVRVMREAYGIDIGRRRPKSLTAVAERRFDYVITLCDKVREFPYEHGSAAAMHWSLPDPSAGPAGYRQFRRVAAELDTRIGFLLPVLAHATEG from the coding sequence ATGGCGACGACTGATCGCATGCCGGTTCCGCTGCTGATGCAGATGGCCTCGCATCCGCTGCGCTGGGCGCTGTTGACCGAGTTGGCGTCGAGCGATCGCCGAGTCCGGGAATTGGTTGTCGCCGTGGATGCCCCGCAGAACCTTGTCTCCTACCATCTGCGATTGCTGCGCGTGGCCGGGCTGGTAGCTACTCGTCGCAGCAGCTTTGACGGCCGCGACAGCTACTACCACCTCGAACTTGCGCGGTGCGCGGCGGCGTTCGGTGACGCCGCAACCGCTCTGCATCCTGCATTGGCCCCTGCCGTCGCCGCGAGGGCAGCGGCGGGCAAGTCGGTGTTATTCGTGTGCACGGGCAACAGCGCGCGCTCGCCGATGGCCGAAGGGCTACTGCGGCTTCGCGGCACTGGCCGTGTCCGTGTTACCAGCGCTGGCAGCCACCCCAAGCCGCGTCTACATCCCAACGCGGTGCGGGTAATGCGTGAGGCGTATGGCATAGACATCGGCCGCCGGCGGCCGAAATCGCTGACTGCAGTTGCCGAACGACGCTTCGATTACGTAATTACGTTGTGCGACAAAGTTCGCGAGTTTCCCTATGAGCACGGTTCGGCTGCCGCGATGCATTGGAGCCTGCCCGATCCGTCAGCCGGCCCGGCGGGCTATCGACAATTCCGGAGAGTGGCAGCCGAGCTCGACACCCGCATCGGATTTCTGCTGCCTGTTTTGGCGCACGCCACGGAAGGGTAA
- a CDS encoding multicopper oxidase family protein, with amino-acid sequence MAAAGGVGVGVTAGCSQTAPTPPTGKPDYTLRIGTGTVDLAPDQIVSTTVYNGQFPGPLVRLKEGQRTSVDIYNDTDTPEQLHWHGQHVGVDVDGAAEEGTPYIPSHGMRRISFVPGPAGFRFYHTHVVPRADLSRGQYTGLVGPVYIEPKQNPGAYDQEIFLTLKEFEPTFSRGGDMAADFLAGEADPDLKHKGESAMDASLAQGNPHGYEVSYTTFAINGRMLGHGDPLRVQTGQRVLLHVLNGSATETRSLALPGHSFTVIALDGNRVPNPAPVPVLWLGAAERISAIVNMTNPGIWVLGDLSDDDRGHGMGIVVEYAGRSGDPQWAPPPPFKWDYRRFAAPNPSAAAPPDHTIDMLIEKRNAADNGFNLWTINGTPFSMDTNKPVLDLQQNKRYRLRFRNATDDLHPLHLHRHTFELTHIAGTPTTGVRKDVAMLGGYQSMEVDFIADQPGLSLLHCHQQIHMDYGFMALLRTT; translated from the coding sequence ATGGCCGCCGCCGGCGGCGTTGGTGTCGGAGTAACTGCTGGGTGCTCGCAGACGGCACCCACCCCGCCCACCGGCAAGCCTGACTACACGCTGCGGATCGGCACCGGCACCGTCGACTTGGCCCCAGACCAGATCGTGTCGACCACCGTCTACAACGGCCAGTTCCCCGGTCCGCTGGTGCGCTTAAAAGAGGGCCAACGGACGTCGGTGGACATCTACAACGACACCGACACCCCCGAGCAGCTGCATTGGCACGGCCAGCACGTGGGCGTTGATGTCGACGGCGCCGCTGAGGAGGGCACGCCCTACATCCCCTCGCACGGCATGCGGCGCATCTCCTTTGTGCCCGGCCCGGCCGGGTTCCGGTTCTATCACACCCACGTGGTGCCGCGCGCCGATCTGTCCCGCGGTCAGTACACCGGCCTGGTGGGCCCGGTCTACATCGAACCCAAGCAGAACCCCGGCGCATACGACCAAGAGATCTTCTTGACGCTCAAGGAATTTGAGCCTACCTTCAGCCGCGGCGGCGACATGGCCGCCGATTTCCTCGCCGGCGAGGCCGACCCCGATCTGAAGCACAAAGGCGAATCGGCGATGGATGCCTCACTGGCCCAGGGCAATCCCCATGGCTATGAGGTCAGCTACACGACATTCGCGATCAATGGGCGCATGCTCGGCCACGGCGATCCTCTCCGGGTGCAGACCGGTCAGCGGGTACTGCTGCATGTCCTCAACGGCAGCGCCACCGAAACCCGCAGCCTCGCACTGCCCGGACACAGCTTCACCGTGATCGCGCTGGACGGCAATCGAGTACCTAACCCCGCCCCGGTTCCGGTGCTCTGGCTGGGCGCAGCCGAACGGATCTCCGCGATCGTCAATATGACTAACCCAGGGATCTGGGTGCTGGGCGATCTTTCCGACGACGACCGCGGACACGGCATGGGCATCGTGGTGGAATACGCCGGGCGCAGCGGGGATCCGCAATGGGCGCCGCCCCCGCCCTTCAAATGGGACTACCGCCGATTCGCCGCACCCAACCCCAGTGCCGCGGCGCCGCCCGATCACACGATCGACATGCTGATCGAGAAGCGCAACGCTGCCGACAACGGCTTCAACCTTTGGACGATCAACGGCACACCGTTTTCGATGGACACCAATAAACCCGTGCTCGACCTACAACAAAACAAGCGATACCGGCTACGGTTTCGCAACGCCACGGATGACTTACACCCACTGCATTTGCATCGGCACACCTTCGAACTCACCCACATCGCCGGCACCCCCACCACCGGGGTGCGCAAGGATGTCGCAATGCTGGGCGGCTACCAGAGCATGGAGGTCGATTTCATCGCCGACCAGCCCGGTCTATCACTGCTGCACTGCCACCAACAGATCCATATGGACTACGGATTTATGGCATTGCTGCGCACCACCTGA
- a CDS encoding maleylpyruvate isomerase family mycothiol-dependent enzyme: MDLAYDERADLAAFLATLSPHEWQAPSLCDRWSVKDVVAHVVSYEELSPLGLMKRFAKGRFVHANEVGVQELSPLSPQELRHFLGRHLRPRGLTAGFGGMIALIDGTIHHQDIRRALGHRRAVPADRLERILPLVPGNPRLGAGRRIKGLRLRATDIDWQHGEGLEVSGTGEALLMAMAGRHSVVTELDGPGQATLAARVTA, encoded by the coding sequence ATGGACCTCGCCTATGACGAGCGGGCCGACCTGGCCGCATTCCTTGCAACGCTGAGCCCACACGAGTGGCAGGCACCGAGCTTGTGTGACCGATGGTCGGTGAAGGACGTCGTTGCGCATGTCGTGAGTTACGAAGAGTTGAGCCCACTCGGATTGATGAAGCGTTTCGCGAAGGGACGGTTCGTCCATGCCAATGAGGTCGGCGTTCAAGAGCTTTCGCCTCTGTCCCCGCAGGAGTTGAGGCACTTCCTTGGAAGACATCTTCGACCACGCGGGCTGACCGCTGGCTTCGGCGGCATGATTGCCCTCATCGACGGCACCATCCATCATCAGGACATTCGCCGCGCACTCGGACATCGGCGCGCTGTGCCCGCGGATCGCCTGGAACGGATCCTGCCCTTGGTGCCTGGAAATCCGCGCCTGGGCGCAGGGCGTCGCATCAAAGGACTCCGACTACGAGCGACCGACATCGACTGGCAGCACGGCGAGGGCTTGGAAGTCAGCGGCACCGGAGAAGCACTCCTGATGGCAATGGCCGGTCGGCACTCAGTGGTCACCGAACTCGACGGACCCGGACAGGCCACGCTGGCCGCGCGCGTTACCGCGTAG
- a CDS encoding SRPBCC family protein, whose translation MSSSKVEPIRKSVAVNTGIERAFTLFISKFDAIKPREHNLLSVPIAETVFEPRVGGHIYDVGTDGSRCEWARVLVYEAPFRVVFSWDISPTWQLEADPAKTSEVEVRFIAESEDRTRVELEHRHLERHGTGWQAVADGVDGDAGWPLYLSHYVEIAKREESL comes from the coding sequence ATGAGCTCATCAAAGGTCGAGCCGATACGCAAGAGCGTCGCGGTCAACACGGGTATCGAGCGTGCGTTCACGCTGTTCATCAGCAAGTTCGATGCCATCAAGCCGCGCGAGCACAATCTGCTGTCGGTCCCGATTGCCGAAACCGTCTTCGAGCCGCGAGTGGGCGGGCACATCTACGACGTGGGGACCGACGGTAGCCGGTGCGAATGGGCGCGTGTCCTCGTCTACGAGGCGCCGTTCCGCGTCGTCTTTTCCTGGGACATCAGCCCCACCTGGCAACTGGAAGCCGATCCCGCGAAGACGAGTGAGGTTGAGGTGCGCTTCATTGCCGAGTCCGAGGACCGCACTCGCGTGGAGTTAGAACACCGACACTTGGAACGGCATGGCACGGGCTGGCAAGCCGTAGCCGATGGTGTTGACGGCGATGCGGGTTGGCCGCTGTACCTCAGCCACTACGTCGAGATCGCGAAGAGGGAGGAGTCGCTGTGA
- a CDS encoding ArsR/SmtB family transcription factor, whose translation MATYHGTVDAWAALADGTRRAIFKRLAGGPMAVGELAHGLPVSRPAVSQHLKVLKCAGLVADRAVGTRRVYQLDPKGIQALRSELDVFWGKALDAYTLIADEEGQQG comes from the coding sequence GTGGCGACTTACCATGGCACCGTCGATGCCTGGGCCGCTCTCGCCGACGGCACCCGGCGAGCGATCTTCAAGCGTCTTGCCGGTGGGCCGATGGCGGTCGGCGAGCTTGCTCATGGCTTGCCGGTGAGCAGGCCGGCCGTGTCGCAGCACCTCAAGGTGCTCAAATGCGCTGGACTTGTTGCGGATCGCGCAGTCGGAACGCGGCGCGTCTATCAGTTGGACCCGAAAGGCATTCAGGCACTGAGGTCGGAGTTAGACGTGTTCTGGGGCAAGGCGCTGGACGCCTACACACTGATCGCCGATGAAGAGGGGCAACAGGGATGA